One region of Quercus lobata isolate SW786 chromosome 2, ValleyOak3.0 Primary Assembly, whole genome shotgun sequence genomic DNA includes:
- the LOC115969610 gene encoding serine/threonine-protein phosphatase 7 long form homolog has product MQYIDATGFTGLFKFPNTEVNHTFITALFEQWRLKTHMFHLPHREMGITLQNIKVMLGIPVDRLPVTWKTDITWSDVCRDLLGHQPSLMIPNLNRSILVGARVRYKWLDAQFTAPPTVDVGDEVVQQHTRYHLLVWMGAMLFMDKLTDWVSLLPLQFLNLISNARQYSWGCVALAWLYRHLCSALKKDAM; this is encoded by the coding sequence ATGCAATACATAGATGCAACAGGTTTCACTGGGTTATTCAAGTTTCCTAATACAGAGGTCAACCATACCTTTATCACAGCCTTGTTCGAGCAATGGCGTCTGAAGACGCACATGTTCCACTTGCCCCATAGAGAAATGGGTATCACCTTGCAAAATATAAAGGTGATGCTAGGGATTCCAGTGGATAGATTGCCTGTCACTTGGAAGACAGACATAACATGGAGCGATGTGTGCCGAGATTTGTTGGGCCATCAACCTTCGCTCATGATACCCAACTTAAACAGGTCTATCCTTGTTGGGGCAAGGGTAAGATACAAGTGGCTTGATGCACAATTTACCGCTCCCCCAACTGTGGATGTTGGTGATGAAGTAGTGCAGCAACATACCCGTTACCACCTACTTGTTTGGATGGGGGCCATGTTGTTCATGGACAAGTTGACAGATTGGGTCTCACTCCTGCCTCTACAGTTCCTCAACCTAATCAGCAATGCGAGACAGTATAGTTGGGGTTGTGTAGCATTGGCCTGGCTCTACAGGCACCTTTGTAGTGCATTGAAAAAGGATGCAATGTAG